One Phyllopteryx taeniolatus isolate TA_2022b chromosome 3, UOR_Ptae_1.2, whole genome shotgun sequence genomic window, GCTGTAGCAGCACACAAGTCACACATGTCCATTCTTTTGGTCACTTTTTTCCTCTTGCTTCAGTTTTCTTCTTCCCAAACTTCATGGATGACAAAATGCTTGAGTCAGCAGCTTGTCTGTGAACTGCCATCCAAGTTCTttaacccccctcccccctacaGAGGGAGTGAGGTCAAGCAAGTTTGGAAGCTTCATCCAGATGATGCTCCAAACCCACAACCAATAGCCATACAATGGCATTGTTGCCCTATATAATGAAGTCTGGATCTGTTTCAACTTCCTCAGGAAGAGGAGTGTTTGTTCGGACTTCCATAGTTTCCTATGTACGTAGGGGGGTTTCTTAGCAGATACAGCATTGtataaatgtacaatatttctGCCATCATGATCACTGTTATATCTTAGGTTGTTGACTCACGTTGAGTGATACAAATTTGTTATGTGGGCCCCACATAATGCAACAATGTAGGCAAGCCATTCAAAATCCCCTCTGAGTCACCAGTCTGGCTTTTTATCAGCAGACTTTGTCTCTATGTTGGTTGTAGGATTGGTTCATCGACAATCATACACTTTTGTCACTGTACCCTCATAAACTATAAATTGACCATTCAAATCTTGATGCTGTCTCCATTCAACAgaaagcttttttattttgtaaagtttATTTAGACTTTTTGTTCAAAGTCTATGTTCAATTCTGGTCGTtgccatacagtatattgactgTATTTTTGCTCACTCTGCTTTTGGATTAGCTGTGAAAGGAATTAAATTGGTTGCTTTGGACATTCAGCCATTCATTTAAGAGTTTTACAGccacaatttacaaaacacacacacacactgtaggaGCTCTGGGTGAATGGATTGCAACACTGCACTAATCCCTCTTTTGCACTTATTTGCTGACCCATGTGACTGTTCTATCTTATTGTGCACCCACAAAAGAGCAGGCTCACACGGCCTTATGACTCAGAGACTGCACATTATGGCTGATATGTGGAGGACATTATGCatataatattattttacatGCACAGGAAGTGCCATTAGGGACATAATTCAAGattacctctctctctctcacacacacacacacacacacttcagtaTATTAGACAGATGGGTGAGAAGATTTCAGTAGTGTTTGTGACCGTGTTTCAGTTGTCTATGAGCAAAACCTTTTCAGTTTGTTTGAGAACATTTCATAAGTGTTTGTACTGCTCATAAACACTATTGAAACTCAACTAGAGAAATGTTATATatgatatacatatacacaactgAAACGCATATTTCAGTATATCAGACAAACtaatttcagtagtgtgtgacgTTTCAGTATTCTGTATGAGCATCAGTAATGTGTCATGTTTCAGTAGATGTAtttgtgcacacaaaaaaatcagtagtgtgtgtgagagggaaTCCTGATTTGTCTAGAACAGCCCCTCATAGATGGAACGTAAATGTTGCAGATCGTACATAATTCCCAACAGTCTGGTGGCTGATAATGGGCAAGCCGACATGCAAACATATTactttgaagtgtttttttttttatgcaccaATGTGCAGAACCTTAGGTTTTATCTCACCTCGAGTAAATTTAGAGCCGACGTTCCATTCAATTGCCAACAGAGGGCGCGCTCGAACCACTTCCAAAGTTAGACTGGCTGCAGTTATGCTTGCGTTTTCTCCAACTGAAAGAGAGAACATCTGTACAATgtttatatcagaatcatctttatttgcaaagtatgtccaaaaaaacacaaggaatttgtctacgcTAGTTGGACCCgtcaacagtcaattgacagagaacacttttgagacataaagacattgagaaaaacagtcactgagcaataaagggttgctagttatctggtaatgccggctcaatttttgtttttgttttgtcaattgtggaaaaaagatgcaaagtcctctagcacttagagtacgtcgagacttcaaggagtgtatgcagtttaaagtcacTAGTAGCACGATAACCTGGGacagtgttgattgtgcaaatgttgcagatactcctcagtcagtgtgcaagtggggcagatgctactctgacatgattggccagtattggtcaacaatagATATACAAATAGCGctgcgtggcgagactactatgTTAGACAATGCATTCATAGAGTGCAAAGAGCAAATTACATAATGCAGTTTCAATATGACGAGCCAAGCACAACAATGCTACCAACTTCCAACTTTAAACCGTATTCACtgcaaagcaaaaacacacaaatcagCCTTTATTTTTTGACCGAGATGACTGCTTGGGGCACTAAAGTTAATTTCTAAGGCTATTTGGAGCCCATCGATGGCAAACACAGAACGTTACAACTTGATTTCTGCAGAAGCAAATGGTTCGTATTGTGTTACGGAACGTTAATCACATTCCACGTGGTGTTGATAAGCGATCGGGGTAGCGAAAGAAAAGCAAACTATCTTGAATTACTGAACAGCAAAGTGGTGCAGGCGTTTGCCTCTACAGATAATCATGCAACAAATAATGTTATTACTGGAATTATGGCAGAGTGGAGTCTCAATCCTCCACAGGAAGTGACAGATcccccacacacatacaagtacaggttacaaaacaattaatagttctaataataatgtaaaagtacatttactgtaataaaTCAATACATGCATACAAACAGAAGACACAACTAACAAAATGCCAcattataaagattttattgcaggcaaacaatattataaataaaatgcgCACGCTATAAAAGACCATCACGGCCTCGAGTCTCAGATGACAACAAACGCTTAATGAAGTGGATTTTAACCACTGATTGAGGCCTACATTCAGGATCTTATATATATCTTACAGATTTCTAATGCTCACCAAGACTTGtgcactttgaaaaaaaaaattggaaacatttgagaaaaacaaacaccacaGCACTCTATGTCCCTCTTGGTGGTTATTATGGGCTCAAACTATTTTCAAGATGGCTAAAAGACTTCTGGCAAAACGAAACAAACAATGGGAGTGTCCAGGAACAAAGGAACTATTAGtagctcaactttttttttctttttcttaaatcatCATATCGATTGTCTGCCTTTTCTAATCTACTCTGACTGGAAACAAAGTGTAAGAAGTGCACCTATAAACAGCTTTGTTAAATTGCTTATTGTTTACAGTCAAATAATATTTGGAGGTTATGAGACAGTAGCGTGTTTTGCTTCACAACTTTATACAAAGTACTCAAGATGGCCGCTGATGTCATTGCTGTCGTTTCCTCTCAGACTCTAAACAGAAATTTTCAAAGGCTTCTTCGATTTCGGGATCCATCTCGTCGTCAAAGTCGTATCTGTGAACACAACAACAGCACActatattacacattttttccacaatcacCAAGCTACACGTGGCCTTCCTGTGCAATATAACAGAGGCATTCATGAGTGATCTTGCACCTCTTTTGCAACCTACTGCTAAACTGAATCAATCGTAGCTCATCGATTACTCAGAGAAAaactgattttgcattattaaatatGGTGACGTGCACCTGTGGTGCAGGTTTTTGCTGTAGTTGTACACTTGGGGTCACCAGCTCACGTTGTACTGTAGTacctgtgactttgaatgtgtatgGCTTTAGAAGGCCGGACCCTTATGAATGTACTTATTACATGTTTGCTTACAtactgtttgttcaataaagcaactgaattgaaagtgcaccagcaGTGGTGCCCATCCTTGAACACTAGCAGGGGCATTGCAATATCTTCTAACTAGTGATGGTAGgctgtattaaattaaaattggtTAAACTACATGTAGGCCTCTCTCTTCCCCCGACTCTCCTACTTGGAGAGGGGGCTAGGTGGTGAtgatctgaggtggaccacttccctGGAAGCGTTGCTGTGGTGGATTCTGTATCGACAGACTGGGCCAGGTCCTAAGAAGGACTTCCCTTATGGCATCCAGCTGTGGTATTTCAAATCTCTTTAAATTGACTTTCATGGTGTTTTAGCTAATATTGCACAGCACCATACTACGTGATACATGTTGACATCCATTGCAGGGTAGTCATCCTAGAAGGGAGATCCCTTCAACCAGTgctcccttctcaaggtttcttttttctcctctcCAAATGGGGTTTGAAGTTCTTTCTTGCCCATTTGGGGGTTTAAATCAGGGGATGATGTCAATCTGTCAACTGTGGGTccatgaagtcctttgagacttttttgtaaataattgctatacaaataaacttgacttgatacGTTACCATGTGTAGGCGATCATAGATATGTTTTTCTACCTTGTTAACTGTGACATGGAGCAAACTATGGCCTGCAAGCCACATATATAAAATGGAttcattaaatgtattcatgtttaacaatctttactttttttaaaaactatcttcatctaattttaaaaaatggttgaTTTTGTTGTAATAAAACATCttactaaaataaacaattgtataTTTAAGTTCAACAACCTTTTTATTCTATTGATAATTTTCCACTTcaaactatgtgagtcccaggatgcacatgtcttgAAACAATGAGTCCTAGCCTTGGAAcgatgagtccctgcaacttatcatcgtGGAATAGAGATACAGTAACcctccgctatatcacggttcttgctgcGCAGTCCTGCGAtagtgcagatttttattacagttgttactctatttttttatactgtttgtaaaatattttttgtgttatccattgctcttgctctctttcattatattatattttgccCTGCCatgatagcaaattttttaggatatattttcccccaaaatatcaCGATAAACAGtagtagagttttttttttcttctgctatTGATAAAGATATTAGAGcgtaataattcaagtacatcctttttaacaacaattaacttttatttataaagAATATTGAACATCTATACCCCAACTGGCTAAGGAAGGAACTGAAGAGATGGTGTTAATACCAAACAatacaagaaaaacaattgggATACAAGTACTTACTCATCATTTTCAGCTTCATTTTCCCCACCAAAATCATGGAAATAGTCTTGCTTTTCCATGAGCTCCTGGTATTTCTCAGCGTATTCTGTGAAACAAAATAGTCCCATTTAGAGGAGTATCAGCAGATCTTCTCGACTTCTTGTGCAGAGAAAACAGGGTGAGACGagcataaatgtatttttttttttttaacaagaaacgTCAcaaaaatctgtctaaatcAGGTTACTTCGTCTCGGGCAGCTCCTCCACTGATATGCCACATTCTTACCTGGGTCTGCTGCTGTAAAAGGAGTGCCGTCCTCTGTGTAGAACGTGGGCTCGTTCTGTCAGAAAAAGCAGGGATAACAGGTTTATGTAACGAATAAAGGAGGCGCAGTACAGTACACAGCACATTCACCATGAAGTAGTTGGGGTCGTTGTCAGGCGTAGCATTGCTGGCCGCTGCAGCGCACACTCTTCCCCAGTCACTAGACCTCAGCTCCACGAGCTTTAGTAGCATTTGTCGGACATCCCTGAAGAGGAATGTATACTTTATCATTCTGCTCTGCTATGTAGTGCTGCATTGTCTTCCCTGTTGATACAAGACGTTGAGCTGTATACAAGCACACACCTACTGCATGTGGCATCCAGCACAATAGTTTCTATCCTGTGGATCAGCTCTTCCATGAATGGGTTTCCTCTTTCTTTCCAAGCATCGTCCAAGGCGGAACCTGTCAGCttcaaaaagtgaagaaaaaaaaaatcctcattatATTTACTAATACAGCAATTGCTAAATAAAATCTTGAAGAATAAGTCAATAAAGCTTGAGAACCTTGAGCAGTTTGACAGCACAGATGATGTTTGCATCCACAGGACTGGAGAGCAGAGTGTTCAACAGGTCTTTCAATGCGACCAGAAGGACATTAGCTCGATTTAGAGCTCCTTTGCCACTCTTTATCTAAACAACACAGATTGAAATGCCTTTCCACACCTGACACTGCAACGTGTTTTGACTGTTCACTGACTCGCAgggtatattttttatatatatatatatatatatatataatatatatatatatatattatatatatataatatatatattatattatatataatatatatatatatatatatatatatatattatatatattatattatatataatatatatatatatatatatatatatatatatatatagacaaacaacaaccattcatactcacatttacacctatgggcaattttaacTCTTCATGGGCCATGCctgtttggaatgtggaaggaagccggagTTGCCAGAGAAATCGCCTCagtcaagattcaaacccagaactagggatgggaattgatGACATTTTTACGTTTCCATTTTCGATACTGCCTAACGATTCAATTCTTTATTGATTCTGAAATTCGtagtttgggggagaaaaatccTCCAGGGGActggaaatgaataaaataaaataaaacacacgtTAGTTAGTAGTTGTGAGAATGCCGGCTGATCCATGCAATGCGTACACTGCGCAAAACGATGTCATCAATTCAAATAGAATCGATAAGGGAATCACTAGAAAAATTCAGCTAATAATAGATTCCAAGGTTTCATTAACTTTGAAATGGCTTCCCACCGATTCTCGATACCCATCCCTACCCAAAACCTTTTGACTGTTGAGGCACACGTGCTAATCACATCTCCTTCCATACTGGCCATTAGTTATCCATACATTCATTATCTTGTATCCTGTTCAGAGTCgcagggatgctggagcctctccGATTTGACTGTGGGAGAAAAGTGCAGTGGTCGCCCGTCGCACTCAGGCAACAGAGACGGACAGCCATTCAGATTCACATGCATATTTAAAATCAGTGGGCGCACATAAGTGAGCTCTGTGTACCACAGAacgtacagtacattatttacttttgtttgcattttaactGGTCAATAAAGTAAAGCTGTGATTAAAGCATCATGTAGAAACAAGCCATAATTAGAAGAGAAGCAGTAACATTTCACACACCAGGAGCACGATGAGCTAGtgattagcacgtctgcctctgAGTTCACaagtttggggtttgaatcgtgctgtgtgcagtttgcatgttctcctcatgagtgcatgggttttctctgggtactctggcttcctcccatccTCCCactaaaaacatgcaagttaatTGATCACTCTAAAGTCTCCAtagtgagtgtgactggttgtttgtctgcatgtgccctgcaattggctggcgaccagtccagggcggaCCCCGactctcgcctaaagtcagctgtgataggcttcagctcacccgcgaccctgaggacaagcgctccagaaaatggatggatggccattcacacatgcacaaaacagAAATTCTTACCTCCAGATGTAGGTAGAGTTCTCcaagaaagagcacaaaagcaTGGAACTTCTTCTGTGTGTCAGAGTCCCCTTGCAAGGCGACATCGCTCTGCTCAAATTCTTTGTGACACCTGCAACAcgcaatgctttttttgttgagtgtgtgtggttGGGTGTAACTACCGGGGACTCTATCATAGAAGGGTATTTTACTTTAGCAGGAGCAGCTGACGAAAGTTACCGCTGGGTGGGCTGAGGTTGAGATGATGGGACAGATAGTTACAAAGGCGTGCGCCTGTGTAAGCGAAGTTGGGAATGGCGGTGGACTGCAATGAAAAGGACATTAAATCACTGTAAACGAGGGGTCTCCAACATTTGAGCATCTGTGAGATACTTTTACATAGAGAACGTGCCAGAGACCTATTCATGTTTAGTAACATAAATTAACATTCAATAATGGTAATACAGGATTCATATTGtgtaaaataacttaaatataccaataatatgtatttatatatatttttttatattatacagtggaacctcaattttgCGGATCTGGAAACATCGGACTTCGGATTTAACAGACAGAAACAGATTGATGGTGTCTGATTGGTACTTAAACCGCCCCATGCAATGGGCTAATAAGTCCATGAGCTCAAGAATTGGTTGCTGCGGTTTACTGGTGCCACTAGGCATCGCGAATCGATTGgaacggagaaaacccacgcaggcacagggagaacatgcaaactccacacaagcggggtccggtattgaaccccggtcctcagaactgtgaggcagccgctctaaccagtcgtccaccatgccgccactaaggaaccggaatcgctcaaattcaaatgatgccaaACCCTAGGTGCCACAATGGCGCAATCAACAGACAGAGACCGTTTAATGTATTTCGGTGACGCTGTTGTTTACTTGAGGTGCTCCAACTTTCTCCCACCAGCATGCCATTATCACCCCTCCCACGCACCAGCGATTACGGCACTTTCATGGCAGTACTAGACCATCACAGCAATGTTTAAAGGTAAGTTTAGGTAAGCTTACATTTATGTACAATAATTTTTCACTGTACTAGGAGTTTTAGGAAACGAAAAAAGTTGACGGACGACCCCTcccccctattagtccgttaaattgaggttccactgtacacctGTTAATTGGTCGCTGATTGATGGTGTTAATTTTAGTACTGGAAAGAGAAACCTTCCCGTATGATAACTCAAATATTTACCAAAacgcacaaaaacacattttatctatttatttgtttgtttgttttttatttaaaattgggTACAATTGTATGTGCATTTTAATACAATAGGGCCTTGACTTACAACTTTAAATCcttctgtgaccatgcttgtaactcgaATCACTCGTGTCTCAATGGAGGTTGCATTCCAAAAACTTCAGCTTCTTAATAGAACAATCACTTgcacttttcattttcttgggAGCCATACTGAGGGATAATttacagcaagaaaaaaaaaaaagtgggaggtTTTGAAGTGCACAcgtaactacaaaaaaaaaaaaaaaaaaacagctgagcAACGACTTTTATCTCAAAAAACGTGTAGGATGGTGTACTCGTAAGTTGAGCTGAGGTAGCACTGCAGTTCAAAAATTAAACACTCCTGtataaaaactcaaaataataTTCACCAACAAGCACATGTTGACTACTTTCAAAGAAACTGTTGCGTGCTGAAATTGTGTGTAACGAGTGATTCTGATTGGATGGGAATTTAGATTGGTTTTAGCAAGTGACAAAtcaaatgtgtgcaattgtattTTGTCTCCTTGGTGAGCTACTGGAAATGGCCTGGAGAGCTATAAGCTAGCTCGCGAGCGACGTATTGGAGACACAATCCATAAAGTTAAAGATAATGAGGAGCAAAACCACGAATGAACATGTACGGATGGGTACCGaaattgctactttttttttggtaccgACCAGTACAATTATTGTTTATCTCTGTTCCTTGTGCTGTTCATTGCAAGTAACTTTGCTCTGCACTTTGTAATACTATTTATACttatttgtaaaatactgtacctttatttttacatcatcctcttttgctcatttgttttaaatttagatttGTCAAAGTTTATATattgaaaattaaatgttaaaatgaaaaaaataggtTTTCTTATtgaacaaat contains:
- the paip1 gene encoding polyadenylate-binding protein-interacting protein 1 isoform X2; this translates as MNENFNRAPGAGRSRNLPADAAHSSAVWDSSNQLPFFNQRGPLRQPQTYTAPGHSNISTATENGAAAASGESKRQSVGQHSVNANSPSVSRGCNHLDSLVESSKLSASAPEFVPTAVYQNDVHTFYEDNDDTFSIPSLADMVRDFLCHLSSSPGMFESDVEHITSVLNSYVTTEVLLAELVELIYTESTAIPNFAYTGARLCNYLSHHLNLSPPSGNFRQLLLLKCHKEFEQSDVALQGDSDTQKKFHAFVLFLGELYLHLEIKSGKGALNRANVLLVALKDLLNTLLSSPVDANIICAVKLLKLTGSALDDAWKERGNPFMEELIHRIETIVLDATCSRDVRQMLLKLVELRSSDWGRVCAAAASNATPDNDPNYFMNEPTFYTEDGTPFTAADPEYAEKYQELMEKQDYFHDFGGENEAENDEYDFDDEMDPEIEEAFENFCLESERKRQQ
- the paip1 gene encoding polyadenylate-binding protein-interacting protein 1 isoform X1 → MNENFNRAPGAGRSRNLPADAAHSSAVWDSSNQLPFFNQRGPLRQPQTYTAPGHSNISTATENGAAAASGESKRQSVGQHSVNANSPSVSRGCNHLDSLVESSKLSASAPEFVPTAVYQNDVHTFYEDNDDTFSIPSLADMVRDFLCHLSSSPGMFESDVEHITSVLNSYVTTEVLLAELVELIYTESTAIPNFAYTGARLCNYLSHHLNLSPPSGNFRQLLLLKCHKEFEQSDVALQGDSDTQKKFHAFVLFLGELYLHLEIKSGKGALNRANVLLVALKDLLNTLLSSPVDANIICAVKLLKLTGSALDDAWKERGNPFMEELIHRIETIVLDATCSRDVRQMLLKLVELRSSDWGRVCAAAASNATPDNDPNYFMVNVLCTVLRLLYSLHKPVIPAFSDRTSPRSTQRTALLLQQQTQNTLRNTRSSWKSKTISMILVGKMKLKMMNTTLTTRWIPKSKKPLKISV